The following coding sequences lie in one Treponema sp. OMZ 790 genomic window:
- the nifJ gene encoding pyruvate:ferredoxin (flavodoxin) oxidoreductase, with amino-acid sequence MSQEKKLVMIDGNTAAGHVAHALSEVIAIYPITPSSPMGEVADEYSARGRENIWGTVPDVVELQSEGGAAGAVHGALTTGALSSTFTASQGLLLMIPNMYKIAGELTSTVFHIAARAVACSALSIFGDHQDVMACRQTGWAMLASNSVQEVMDLAIISHAATLESRVPFLHFFDGFRTSHEIQKIEEVSYDIMRQMVSDELVRAHRKRGLTPESPELRGTAQNPDIYFQGREAVNKYYLATPEIVQKQMDKYASLTGRQYHLYDYYGAKDAEQVIILMGSGADTVEETVDELNSKGGKYGVLKVRLYRPFSAEHFVKALPATLKGIAVLDRCKEPGSLGEPLYEDVRTAIGEMQAAKKCPFTQYPVIIGGRYGLGSKEFTPAMVKGVFDNLEGEKKSNFSVGIEDDVTHTSIKYDPNFKLEDKDMHQAMFFGLGSDGTVGANKNSIKIIGEATDNKAQAYFSYDSKKSGGFTISHLRFGKHAIRKPYLITNADFVACHKFSYLETYDMLHSLKKGGTFLLNAPYGKDEIWDNMPIEVQKQIIEKEAKFYVIDAIKIAEKAGMGNRINVVMQTAFFKIFGILPEAEAVDLIKKFIEKSYGKKGPEIVQKNITTIDMALEGVEKVDYPKTATSKLKMHPAITGDAPDFVKNVLGKVAIQKGDDIRVSEMPEDGTFPTATTQYEKRAIAEHVPIWKSDICIQCGQCTVVCPHACIRMKAYDGSLLAKAPQGFKSCDYKGKEFEGAKFTIQVSVEDCTGCGLCVQQCPAKSKENPEIKAINMENFVENRKQEVANWDFFFKDIPDPDVKKLNLSVPKGIGMKRPLFEFSGACAGCGETPYVKLLSQLFGDRAVIANATGCSSIYGGNLPTTPYAKRCDGRGPAWSNSLFEDAAEFGYGMRLTSDKLAVYAREVAVKVKEKGIAAGVIDKILNNSQEDDAAIEDQRSFVAELKKELAGSKDELAKELDSLTDHFIKRSVWILGGDGWAYDIGYGGLDHVLASGKNINVLVMDTEVYSNTGGQMSKATPIGAVAKFAASGKDISKKDLGMMAISYGYVYVAHISMGANMSQVIKAFREAESYDGPSIIIAYSHCINHGINMTKGMTNQKEAVSCGLWPLYRYDPRLVEQDKNPFQLDSKEPDFNLADFMYKEVRFKTLKNADPARAQMLLDKAVAKAKRQWQEYKYLADRPF; translated from the coding sequence ATGAGCCAAGAAAAAAAACTTGTAATGATCGACGGTAATACTGCTGCCGGTCACGTTGCCCACGCTTTAAGCGAGGTAATTGCCATCTACCCGATCACACCGTCAAGCCCGATGGGTGAGGTTGCTGATGAATATTCAGCCCGCGGAAGAGAAAATATTTGGGGCACAGTTCCCGATGTTGTTGAGCTTCAATCCGAAGGAGGCGCCGCAGGTGCCGTACACGGAGCCTTAACCACAGGTGCTCTCTCTTCAACATTTACTGCATCTCAGGGCTTGCTCTTAATGATTCCGAATATGTACAAAATAGCCGGTGAGTTGACAAGCACAGTATTCCACATTGCTGCCCGCGCCGTAGCTTGCAGTGCTCTTTCAATCTTCGGAGATCACCAAGACGTAATGGCTTGCCGCCAGACAGGTTGGGCAATGCTCGCATCCAACTCCGTACAGGAAGTTATGGACCTTGCCATTATTTCTCATGCGGCCACATTGGAATCAAGAGTTCCCTTCCTCCACTTCTTTGACGGATTTAGAACTTCTCACGAAATTCAAAAGATAGAAGAAGTTTCTTACGACATTATGCGCCAGATGGTAAGCGATGAACTTGTCAGAGCTCACCGAAAACGCGGTTTAACTCCTGAGAGCCCTGAGCTTCGCGGAACTGCACAAAACCCGGATATTTACTTCCAGGGACGAGAAGCCGTAAACAAATACTATCTTGCTACTCCCGAAATTGTTCAAAAGCAAATGGATAAGTATGCAAGCCTTACGGGAAGACAATATCACCTTTACGACTACTACGGAGCAAAGGATGCCGAACAGGTTATAATCCTCATGGGTTCAGGTGCAGACACAGTTGAAGAAACTGTAGACGAACTTAATTCCAAGGGCGGAAAGTACGGCGTTCTCAAGGTAAGACTTTACAGGCCCTTCAGCGCCGAACACTTTGTAAAGGCTCTACCTGCAACATTAAAGGGTATCGCAGTTCTTGACAGATGTAAAGAGCCCGGTTCTCTGGGTGAACCCCTCTACGAAGATGTAAGAACAGCCATCGGCGAAATGCAGGCTGCAAAAAAATGCCCCTTTACACAATATCCCGTCATCATCGGCGGACGCTACGGTCTCGGTTCAAAAGAGTTTACACCGGCCATGGTTAAGGGCGTATTCGACAACCTCGAAGGCGAAAAGAAGTCCAACTTCTCGGTAGGTATCGAAGATGATGTTACACACACAAGCATCAAGTACGATCCCAACTTCAAGCTTGAAGATAAAGACATGCATCAGGCCATGTTCTTCGGTTTGGGTTCAGACGGTACTGTAGGTGCCAACAAGAACTCAATTAAGATCATCGGTGAAGCTACAGATAACAAGGCTCAAGCCTACTTCTCCTATGACAGTAAAAAATCGGGCGGTTTTACGATTTCTCACTTGAGATTCGGAAAGCATGCAATCCGAAAGCCCTACTTAATTACAAACGCAGACTTCGTTGCCTGCCATAAGTTCAGCTATCTTGAAACCTACGATATGCTCCACAGCCTTAAAAAAGGCGGAACCTTCCTCTTGAATGCTCCTTACGGAAAAGACGAGATTTGGGACAATATGCCCATCGAGGTTCAAAAGCAGATTATCGAAAAAGAAGCAAAATTCTACGTAATCGATGCTATCAAGATTGCAGAAAAAGCCGGAATGGGCAACAGAATCAACGTTGTTATGCAGACAGCCTTCTTCAAAATCTTCGGAATCTTGCCTGAAGCCGAAGCCGTAGACCTAATCAAAAAATTCATCGAAAAATCCTACGGAAAGAAAGGCCCCGAAATTGTTCAAAAGAATATTACGACTATAGACATGGCTCTTGAGGGAGTTGAAAAAGTTGACTATCCCAAGACAGCAACAAGCAAGCTCAAGATGCATCCTGCAATCACAGGAGATGCACCCGACTTTGTAAAGAATGTTTTGGGCAAGGTTGCTATCCAAAAGGGTGATGACATAAGAGTGAGCGAAATGCCTGAAGACGGAACCTTCCCGACTGCCACAACTCAATATGAAAAGAGAGCTATCGCAGAGCATGTTCCGATTTGGAAGAGCGATATCTGTATTCAGTGCGGTCAGTGTACTGTTGTTTGTCCTCATGCCTGTATCCGAATGAAGGCCTATGACGGCTCACTTTTGGCAAAGGCACCCCAAGGCTTTAAGTCTTGCGACTATAAGGGCAAGGAATTTGAAGGCGCCAAGTTCACAATTCAAGTTTCGGTTGAAGACTGTACAGGATGCGGCCTTTGCGTTCAACAGTGTCCTGCAAAGTCCAAGGAAAATCCCGAAATTAAAGCCATCAACATGGAGAACTTTGTTGAAAATAGAAAGCAGGAAGTTGCAAACTGGGACTTCTTCTTTAAAGATATTCCGGATCCGGATGTAAAAAAACTTAACTTGAGCGTCCCCAAGGGCATCGGTATGAAGCGCCCGCTCTTCGAGTTCTCGGGAGCTTGTGCAGGCTGCGGTGAAACACCTTATGTAAAGCTTCTTTCACAGCTTTTCGGAGACAGGGCCGTTATTGCAAACGCAACAGGCTGTTCTTCAATCTACGGCGGAAACTTGCCAACCACACCCTATGCAAAACGATGCGACGGAAGAGGACCTGCTTGGTCTAACTCACTATTTGAAGATGCCGCAGAATTCGGCTACGGTATGAGATTAACAAGCGATAAGCTCGCTGTTTATGCCCGTGAAGTTGCCGTTAAGGTAAAAGAAAAGGGAATTGCAGCCGGAGTAATCGACAAGATTCTAAACAACAGTCAAGAAGATGATGCCGCTATCGAAGATCAGAGAAGTTTCGTTGCCGAACTCAAAAAAGAATTAGCCGGTTCAAAAGACGAATTGGCCAAGGAATTGGACTCTTTAACCGACCACTTTATCAAACGCTCCGTTTGGATTCTCGGAGGAGACGGATGGGCCTACGATATCGGTTACGGCGGTTTAGACCATGTTCTTGCCTCAGGCAAAAACATCAATGTTCTTGTAATGGACACTGAAGTTTACTCGAATACCGGCGGACAGATGTCAAAGGCAACACCTATCGGTGCCGTTGCAAAATTTGCAGCTTCCGGTAAGGATATAAGCAAAAAAGACTTGGGTATGATGGCTATTAGCTACGGCTATGTTTATGTTGCCCACATTTCGATGGGTGCAAACATGAGCCAGGTAATCAAGGCCTTCCGCGAAGCCGAAAGCTATGACGGACCTTCGATTATCATTGCTTACAGTCACTGTATCAACCATGGTATCAACATGACCAAGGGTATGACAAACCAAAAAGAGGCTGTTTCTTGCGGTTTATGGCCCCTTTACAGATACGATCCGAGACTTGTCGAGCAAGACAAAAACCCCTTCCAGCTTGACAGCAAGGAACCCGACTTTAATCTTGCCGACTTTATGTACAAAGAAGTCCGCTTCAAGACCTTAAAGAACGCCGATCCTGCAAGAGCTCAGATGCTCTTGGATAAGGCTGTTGCTAAGGCTAAGAGGCAGTGGCAGGAATACAAGTATTTGGCTGATAGACCCTTCTAA